From a region of the Synechococcus sp. PCC 7502 genome:
- a CDS encoding rhodanese-related sulfurtransferase — protein MLESSPEKSSTQVVVAAFYHFTPLQDYQHLQVVLSELCDAHELKGTILLAPEGINSTMAGSRSGIDALLNFLRADPRLQTLEHKESYCKEMPFQRLKVRLKTEIVKLGLPEIDPNQSVGTYIDPKDWNALISDPSVIVIDTRNNYEIEVGTFNGAINPNLNTFSEFPQYVEQHLNQNPHQKIAMFCTGGIRCEKASAYMLSQGFSEVYHLRGGILKYLEEIEPEQSLWQGECFVFDDRRSVDHKTFQNDIQQS, from the coding sequence ATGCTCGAAAGTTCTCCCGAAAAATCTTCCACCCAAGTTGTAGTTGCCGCTTTTTATCACTTTACCCCCCTACAGGATTATCAACATTTACAAGTAGTTTTATCAGAACTATGTGATGCCCATGAATTAAAAGGCACCATTTTATTGGCACCAGAGGGGATTAACTCGACAATGGCAGGTAGTCGCTCTGGAATTGATGCTTTACTAAATTTTTTGCGTGCCGATCCCCGTCTCCAAACCTTAGAGCATAAGGAATCCTACTGTAAGGAAATGCCATTTCAACGACTAAAGGTTCGACTTAAAACTGAAATTGTCAAACTGGGCTTGCCCGAAATTGATCCTAATCAAAGCGTTGGTACTTATATTGATCCCAAAGATTGGAATGCCTTAATTTCTGATCCCAGTGTCATAGTAATTGATACCCGCAATAACTATGAAATTGAAGTTGGAACTTTTAATGGGGCAATTAACCCTAATCTCAATACCTTTAGTGAATTTCCGCAGTATGTGGAACAGCATCTCAATCAAAATCCCCATCAAAAAATAGCAATGTTTTGTACGGGTGGAATTCGCTGCGAAAAAGCCAGTGCCTATATGCTGTCCCAAGGATTTTCTGAGGTCTATCACCTAAGGGGCGGGATTCTTAAATATTTAGAAGAAATAGAACCCGAACAAAGTCTCTGGCAAGGTGAATGTTTTGTCTTTGACGATCGCCGCAGTGTTGACCATAAAACCTTTCAAAATGACATACAGCAATCCTAA